In Arachis hypogaea cultivar Tifrunner chromosome 2, arahy.Tifrunner.gnm2.J5K5, whole genome shotgun sequence, a genomic segment contains:
- the LOC140176686 gene encoding uncharacterized protein produces the protein MVNGKCSKFYPIAFREKTFIDSAGFPKYKRPDNGCFIRKKNVDLDNRFIVPYNATLLLKYGCHINVEYTCQTSAIKYLFKYVHKGFLEAVGFEIQFKEPSIIRLPFHLPNEQHVLYQDHQLIENVIDSAASKDIKGVVYDTYKEACYALGLLQDDKEFIDAINEASSWVSPSYIRRLFAMLLMLNNIARPQVVWEHCWQHCAKNVISDYRQILGLDISVHELKSPTLAKVEQLLQTNGRTLKEFVDMPFSDSLDSIEPYDTVFFDELNFNKIKLATISADLVSCLNCQQRVAYDTVSSAVSGTMGGFFCLWIGRTRKTFLWNALSTSIRSKGQIVLNVASNSIASLLLPNGRTAHSRFKVPLNVNQDSISAKLIIWDEAPMLNKYCYEALDKCLKDILHFSNGFKPDAPFGGKVVVLGGDFRQILPMIPRGSHEDIVHACINSSYLWHSCQVLRLTKNMKLHDCSQDMRDVELKKFAYWILNLGDGLFGDSSDGESVIRIPEKLLFNFESTSLHDLVLFIYPDILLHISSVDYFKDKSILAPTLDVVTEVNNHVMSLLPGNEKVYLSSDTLLNQDDHFEYELYTMSTEYLNALNYSGIPQHKLDLKIGVHFMLLRNIDQSNGLCNDTQMQVRRLGDHVIEYVILAGRNIGQVVLIPRMSMISNNETLPIRFSRR, from the exons ATGGTGAACGGAAAGTGTTCCAAATTTTATCCAATAGCCTTCCGTGAGAAAACATTTATAGACAGTGCAGGCTTCCCTAAGTATAAACGCCCGGATAACGGCTGTTTCATCCGTAAGAAAAATGTTGACCTTGACAATCGATTCATTGTTCCATACAATGCAACGTTGCTTCTCAAGTATGGTTGTCACATAAATGTTGAGTACACTTGCCAAACATCTGCTATAAAGTATTTGTTTAAGTATGTTCACAAAG GCTTCTTGGAGGCTGTTGGTTTTGAGATTCAATTCAAAGAGCCTAGCATCATTCGCCTTCCATTCCATTTGCCAAATGAACAGCATGTTCTATACCAAGATCATCAGCTTATTGAAAATGTTATAGACAGTGCCGCTTCAAAAGATA TCAAAGGTGTTGTATACGACACATACAAAGAAGCCTGTTATGCTCTCGGGTTATTGCAAGATGACAAGGAATTTATTGATGCTATTAACGAAGCTAGCTCTTGGGTGTCACCTTCTTATATAAGGAGATTGTTTGCAATGCTTTTAATGTTGAATAATATTGCTCGCCCCCAAGTTGTTTGGGAGCATTGTTGGCAACATTGTGCAAAAAACGTGATTTCTGACTACAGGCAAATTCTAG GTCTCGATATCTCTGTTCACGAGCTGAAATCCCCCACGCTCGCCAAAGTTGAACAGTTGTTGCAAACAAATGGTAGGACCTTAAAAGAATTTGTTGACATGCCGTTTTCGGATTCATTGGATTCTATTGAACCTTATGACACAGTCTTCTTTGATGAGCTcaatttcaataaaattaaattggcAACCATTTCAGCCGATCTGGTTTCCTGCTTGAATTGTCAACAGCGTGTTGCATACGACACAGTATCCAGCGCAGTTAGTGGTACCATGGGTGGATTTTTTTGTTTATGGATAGGTAGAACTCGGAAGACTTTTCTATGGAATGCGCTTTCTACTTCCATAAGGTCGAAAGGTCAAATTGTACTCAACGTTGCATCCAACAGCATTGCATCGTTATTGTTACCAAATGGCAGAACTGCTCATTCACGGTTTAAGGTTCCGCTTAATGTAAACCAAGATTCCAtct CTGCAAAATTAATTATATGGGACGAAGCACCTATGCTAAACAAATATTGCTACGAAGCACTCGACAAGTGCCTCAAGGATATTCTTCATTTTAGCAATGGGTTTAAACCTGATGCTCCATTTGGTGGAAAAGTTGTAGTTCTTGGAGGTGATTTCCGTCAGATATTGCCTATGATTCCTCGTGGTTCTCATGAGGATATTGTTCACGCGTGTATTAATTCATCGTATTTGTGGCACTCTTGCCAGGTGTTGAGATTGACCAAAAACATGAAGTTGCATGACTGCTCACAGGATATGCGCGATGTTGAGTTAAAGAAATTTGCTTACTGGATCCTTAATTTAGGTGACGGGTTATTTGGAGACAGCTCCGATGGTGAGTCGGTGATTAGGATACCAGAGAAGTTGTTATTTAATTTTGAGTCCACATCTCTTCACGATTTGGTGTTGTTCATTTATCCAGATATCTTACTTCATATTTCCAGCGTCGACTACTTTAAGGACAAGAGTATATTGGCACCAACACTTGATGTGGTGACCGAAGTTAACAATCATGTTATGTCTTTGCTTCCTGGCAACGAAAAGGTTTATTTGAGTTCTGATACACTGCTAAATCAAGACGATCACTTTGAATATGAATTGTACACAATGAGCACAGAGTATTTGAATGCATTGAATTATTCTGGTATTCCACAACACAAGTTAGACCTTAAGATTGGTGTGCATTTCATGCTTCTTCGCAATATTGACCAATCTAATGGATTGTGCAACGACACACAAATGCAAGTTAGGCGACTTGGTGATCATGTTATTGAGTACGTCATCTTAGCAGGACGAAACATTGGTCAGGTTGTTTTAATTCCAAGGATGAGCATGATCTCCAACAATGAAACCTTACCTATCAGGTTTAGCCGAAGGTAG